In Planococcus shixiaomingii, the DNA window TTCCAACCTATAACTTTGCTGTTGTCATTGACGATCATTTGATGGAAATTTCTCATGTGTTCCGCGGTGAAGAGCATCTGTCAAACACACCGAAGCAGCAAATGGTGTTTGATGCGTTTGGCTGGAGCTATCCGACTTACGGGCATATGACGCTTATTGTTAACGAAGACCGCAAAAAATTATCGAAGCGTGACGAGTCAATTATCCAATTCATCTCGCAATATAAAGACCTTGGCTATATCCCGGAAGCGTTGTTTAACTTCTTTGCACTCTTAGGCTGGTCTCCGGAAGGCGAAGAAGAGATCTTCTCAAAAGAAGAATTGATCCGCATTTTTGACGTAAACCGATTGTCGAAATCCCCGTCAATGTTCGATAAACAGAAATTGACATGGATGAACAACCAATATATCAAAAAAATGCCGCTCGAAGAAGTTGTGAAATTGGCGCTTCCGCATTTGCAAAAAGCAGGGAAATTGCCAGAGACGTTGAGTGAAGAACAAACTGTTTGGGCTGATAAGCTAATTGCGTTGTACCATGACCAATTGAGCTTCGGCGCAGAAATTACGGAGCTGTCTGACCTATTCTTCACAGATAAACTTTCCTATGGGGAAGCAGAGCAAGAAGTGCTTGCCGGAGAACAAGTTCCGGAAGTCATGGCTTCCTTCAAAGAGCAGCTTCAAGCACTTGAAACATTCGAACCTGCAGAAATCAAAACGGCTATTAAAGCCGTCCAAAAAGCGACTGGCCATAAAGGCAAAAACTTATTCATGCCAATTCGCGTCGTAACGACAGGGCAAACGCACGGCCCGGAACTACCGGATTCAATCGCTCTTTTAGGAAAAGAAAAGACGATTGCCCGAGTAGCTGAATATGCAAGAGTGTAAGATTGACTTATAGCACGAAAAGTGTAGAATAAAATTTACCATTAAGAAATCGTTGACGAGAATAAGTACATGCAGCACGCCCTAAAGAGAGGATCCTCACCGGCTGAAAAGGATCCGAGCCACTGCAGCATGGAAATGCCTCTCTGAGTGCTGAGTCGAATTAAGTAGACCAGACGTATTGCCTGCGTTAAAGGCGTTCGAGAGAAAAGGGATCCATCCCTTTTAATCAGAGTGGAACCGCGCAACTATGCGTCTCTGTCATGTAAATGACAGGGGCGCTTTTTATTTTGGAACAGAAAGGAGCTGGACAGCATGTGGAAACGAATCAAAGATGATATTGACGTCATTTTTGAACAAGATCCAGCGGCACGCAGTTATTTTGAAGTGATGTTGACCTATTCAGGTTTGCATGCCATTTGGGCCCACAGGATTGCGCATTTCTTCTTTAAAAAGAACTGGTTTTTCCTAGCGCGGGTTATCTCCCAAATTAGCCGGTTTTTCACCGGCATCGAAATCCATCCGGGAGCGGTTATTGGCCGCCGATTCTTTATTGACCATGGAATGGGTGTAGTAATTGGAGAAACGTGTGAAATCGGCAATAACGTCACACTGTATCAAGGGGTGACGCTCGGCGGAACGGGCAAAGAAAAAGGAAAACGACATCCGACGCTTCAAGACAATGTGTTGGTCGCAACAGGCGCAAAAGTGTTGGGTTCCATTACGATTGGAGCCAATTCGAAAGTCGGAGCTGGATCGGTCGTGTTGAAGAATGTGCCGGCAAACTCCACTGTCGTCGGGATTCCAGGAAAAGTCGTTATTCAAGATGGAGTGAAAGTGAAACCGGATCTTAATCATCAAGATTTGCCAGATCCCATAATGGATAAAGTAGAAGCGCTGGAATTAAAGCTAGCAGATTTGCAGCAAGAAGTTGAAGCGTTGAGAAAAGCTAAGAAGGAAGAAGGGAAGTTGTTATGAGTATTCAACTATTCAACTCATTATCACGCCAAAAAGAAGAGTTTATTCCTTTGGAAGAAGGAAAAGTGAAAATGTATGTGTGCGGACCAACCGTTTATAATTACATCCATATCGGCAATGCACGTCCAGTCATCGTCTATGATACGGTCCGCCGCTATTTGGAATACAGAGGATATGACGTAACGTTCGTCTCAAACTTTACGGACGTCGATGATAAATTGATCAAAGCTGCAAACGAACTGGGCGAAGAAGTGCCGCAAATTGCGGAAAGGTTTATCGAAGCTTATTTTGAAGACACAAAAGCGCTTGGCTGCGAGGAAGCGGATGTACATCCGCGCGTCATGGACCATATGCCACAGATTATTGAGTTTATCGAAGCGTTGATTGAAAAAGGCTTCGCTTATGAATCGCAAGGAGATGTTTATTACCGGACCCGTAAATTTGACGGTTACGGCAAGTTATCGCATCAATCCGTTGACGAATTAAAAATTGGGGCGCGTGTCGAAACCGGCAACAAAAAAGAAGACGAATTGGACTTTGCATTATGGAAAGCGGCAAAACCAAGTGAAATTTTCTGGGAAAGCCCATGGGGCAAAGGGCGTCCAGGCTGGCATATTGAGTGCTCGGTTATGGCGCGTGAACATTTAGGAGATACGATTGATATTCATGCTGGAGGACAAGATTTGACGTTTCCACACCATGAAAATGAAATTGCCCAATCCGAAGCACTGACTGGAAAAACTTTTGCACGTTATTGGATGCATAATGGGTATATAAATATTGAGAACGAAAAAATGTCGAAGTCATTGAACAACTTCGTTCTAGTGCATGACATCTTAAAAGAACTAGACCCGCAAGTGCTGCGATTCTTTATGTTATCGGTTCATTACCGTCATCCAATCAACTACTCGCGGCAATTGGTAGAAGATGCCCAGGCGGGGCTCGAGCGTTTGCGTACGGCTTATAGCAATTTGAAGCACCGCTTGGAGACATCGGCAGATTTAGGTGATCATTCCGATCTTTGGTTGTCCAAGATCGATGCTATCAGAACTGAATTTGTTGTAGCAATGGATGATGATTTTAATACAGCAAGCGGAATTTCAAAAGTCTTTGATTTATCGCGCCTGTCCAATACGTATTTATTGGAAAAGCAGACATCGACAAATGTACTAGAAGCATTTATCAAAACGTTCGATGAGTTGGCCACTATTTTAGGTGTGCCATTCAAGCAGGAAGAAGAGCTGCTGGATGAAGAAGTGGAAAAATTGTTGGAAGAGCGTATTGAAGCCCGCAAAAACCGCAACTTTACGAGAGCTGACGAAATCCGTGATTTATTCAAAGAGAAAAATATAATATTAGAAGACACTGCACAGGGCACGCGTTGGAAAAGGGGGTAATAAGGTGAACGTTTTACGAAACAGGGACGTTGACCAGTTGAATGCACTGGCCCTTGCTTATATGGGAGATGCGGTTTTCGAACAGGCGGTTCGCGAGCATTTATTGCGTACCGGACACGTCAAACCAAATATGCTGCATCGCCAGTCCACAACATTCGTGTCAGCGAAAGCCCAGGCAATGGTCCTGAAGCGGTTGACAGAAGAAGAATTCCTAACAGAAGAAGAACTGGCGGTTATGAGAAGAGGGCGCAATGCCAAGTCAGGCAGCGTACCGAAAAATACTGACGTTCAAACTTACAACTTCAGTACCGCATTCGAAGCAGTGCTGGGTTTTCTGTATTTGAAAGAACAACAAGAGCGGCTCCACGAAATCGTTTCTTATTCGATCGAAATTGTAGAAGAGCTGAGAGGAGTAGTCAAATGAGCGAAGAACTAGCACCAGAAATTATCGGCGGCAAAAATCCGGTTCTTGAAGCGCTGCGGGCGGACCGGGATATCAATAAAATTTGGGTAGCCGAAGGCGTCCAGAAAAAAGGCATCACGGAATTGCTGCAGCTGGCAAAAGAGAAAGGTGTTTTGGTTCAGTTTGTGCCAAAGAAGAAAATTGACGGCCTGACCGATTCGAATCACCAGGGGATTGCGGCGGCTGTTGCCGCCTATAACTATGCCGAACTTGACGATTTATTTGCGGCAGCAAGCTCCCGCTCGGAAGATCCGTTCTTCTTAATTTTAGACGAACTGGAAGACCCGCATAACCTCGGTTCCATCATGCGGACAGCTGACGCGATTGGGGTCCATGGGTTGATTATTCCAAAACGGCGGGCAGTTGGTTTAACAGCGGTCGTGGCGAAATCTTCAACTGGAGCTATAGAACACATTCCGGTAGTCCGTGTCACGAATTTATCGCAGACAGTCGACGAATTGAAAAAACGCGGTGTATGGATTGCCGGAACCGATGCGAAAGAATCGGTGGATTATCGTCAGATGGATGCTGCACTGCCGCTTGCTGTCATTATCGGAAGCGAAGGCAAGGGCATGAGCCGGGTATTGCGGGACAAATGCGATTTCCTATACCAGCTGCCAATGGTTGGGCATGTGACGTCGCTAAATGCATCCGTTGCTGCAAGCTTGTTGATGTACGAAGTTTATAGAAAGCGTCATCCGCTCGGGTAAAGGCCATGAACATTCTGCTGGTTGATGGATACAATATCATTGGTGATTGGATGGAGCTCAAAGAATTAAAGAAGGACAAATTAGCGGATGCGAGAGACCGTCTGATTGAACAGATGGCCGAGTATCGAAGTTATAAAGGCTGGCGCGTTATTATCGTGTTTGACGCGCACCTGGTCCCTGGAATCGAAGCAAAAAACAAGCATCATGACGTTGAAGTCATTTTCACGCGAGAAAGTGAAACAGCGGATGAGCGAATTGAAAAACTTGCGTCGAGTTTGAAGACGCGGCGCGATCAAATATATGTGGCTACTTCCGATTCAACAGAACAATCGGTTATTTTCGCTAAAGGGGCACTACGGATTTCTGCGCGTGAACTAGAAATCGAAATGGTAGAAATCCAGAAGAAAATTACAAAAAGGGTTAAAGAAATCCAGGAACAGCGAAAGCCGTCCAAACTTCCATTAACTGAAGAAATAGAAGAAATTTTCGAAAAATGGAGACGCGGAGAGAAATGAACGGTTGACGCTCAAAATTTTCTTCCTGTATACTGATAATATCGAGGCTCGCGCAACCGGAGGGATACCCGTGGGAAATCATGAGCAAGTTCAACCCCAACGATTTACAGAAATGACAGACGAAGAACTTGTCAGTTTAGTCCACAGCGGAAATACTGAAGCCTTGGATTTTTTAATCACGAAGTTTCGGCATTTCGTACGCATGAAAGCCCGTTCTTATTTTTTGATTGGTGCTGACAAAGAGGACATCATTCAAGAAGGCATGATTGGTTTGTATAAAGCAATCCGTGATTTTCGCAGCGACAAGCTGTCTTCGTTCCGGGCATTTGCTGAATTGTGCATCATCCGGCAAATTATCACAGCCATTAAAACTGCGACAAGACAAAAACATATTCCGTTAAATTCATACGTATCGCTTGATAAACCCATTTATGATGAGGAATCTGACCGCACATTAATGGATGTGCTGACCGGGAATGCAGTAGACGACCCGGAAGAATTAATGATTAATAACGAAGAATTTCTGTATATGGAAGAGAAAATGGGAGAAGTGCTAAGTGATTTCGAGCGTGAGGTATTGACCTATTATTTAGATGGCCAATCCTATCAGGAAATTTCAGAGAAGCTAGGCCGGCATGTTAAATCGATCGATAACGCATTGCAGCGGGTAAAGCGGAAACTGGAGCGCCACTTGCAGACAAATGAAACCGGAACCACTTAAGGTCCGGTTGACAGGTTAGTTTTAAGGTGATAACCTTGAAAAAGCTGCAAACTCGAATAGGATGAGGGAAATGGCTAAAAAAATCGTTTTAAGCTGCTCGAAATGTGCTTCACGCAACTATACGGTTCCAGCGAAAGCAGAGCCAAGCACCCGTTTGGAACTCAAAAAATTCTGTGCTCATTGCAACGAGCATACCGTGCATAAACAAACGATATGAATTTTACTTGAATGCCGGACGATATAGAGTGATTTTGAAATTCGGAGGTTTTTTAAATAATGGGTAACATTGGTGGGTTCTTTAATAATGTTCTTTCAGAAATGAGAAAAGTCAGCTGGCCGAAACGCAAAGAGTTAACTCGCTATACGATTGTTGTTCTATCAACCTGTATTTTCATGGCACTCTTTTTCGCTTTGGTCGATACAGGTATTTCAGCAGCAGTCCGCTGGTTCTTAGCACTTTAAGCCAACAAGAATAACGAATAAAAAATAGCCCGTTATTCTATGCGAACGGGTTTTTTAATTTGGGGAAAAGGAGGGATGGACGTTCAGTCCGCGCAATTATGGAAAAAAATTGGTACGTAGTTCACACTTATTCTGGCTATGAAAACAAAGTGAAAGCAAACTTGGAAAAGCGTGTTGAAACAATGGGCATGGAAGATCTTATCTTCCGCGTCATCATTCCAGAAGAACAAGAAACAGACTTTAAAGACGGCAAAAAACGTACAGTTATGCGCAAAACTTTCCCGGGGTACGTGTTAGTTGAATTGATTATGACGGATGAATCTTGGTATGTAGTACGTAATACACCAGGAGTTACCGGCTTTATCGGCTCATCAGGCGGCGGTGCAAAACCGACTCCGCTTTTAGATGAAGAAGTTGAGTTCATCTTGAAACAAATGGGTATGGCAGGGCGCAAGTTGGATATTGACTTTGCAGTCAGTGACACGGTCGAAGTAATGGAAGGGCCGTTTGCTAACTTCCAAGGCAAAGTAGAAGAAATCGATGAAACAAAAGGCAAAGTCAAAGTGTCGATCGATATCTTTGGCCGGGAAACAAAAATGGAATTGGATTTCGAGCAAGTTCAGAAGGTATAAAGAGAAACTTTACTCAGCGGGGCATTGTTCCCAGCGGAATGTTAGTTGATCCAATCGAGTTTCTAAGGTCTGTAGTCTCCTGCTAAAAAAAGTGGAAGTCCTACTGTCCACTAATACAGGATAAAAACCACTTGCTATTCTTTTTCATCAGTGTTATTATTTCATAGGTCAGACTGTCAGAGTACCATCTGTACATTTTAACTAATTCTATCAATAATGTTGATAGACGGATATTGAGTGGGAGGGGAAACCCTATTACCACATCACGGACTTAAGGAGGTGTGTTTCGTGGCTAAAAAAGTTATTAAAGTTGTAAAATTGCAGATTCCTGCAGCAAAAGCAAATCCAGCGCCACCGGTTGGTCCAGCATTGGGTCAAGCAGGTGTTAACATCATGGGCTTCTGTAAA includes these proteins:
- the rlmB gene encoding 23S rRNA (guanosine(2251)-2'-O)-methyltransferase RlmB; amino-acid sequence: MSEELAPEIIGGKNPVLEALRADRDINKIWVAEGVQKKGITELLQLAKEKGVLVQFVPKKKIDGLTDSNHQGIAAAVAAYNYAELDDLFAAASSRSEDPFFLILDELEDPHNLGSIMRTADAIGVHGLIIPKRRAVGLTAVVAKSSTGAIEHIPVVRVTNLSQTVDELKKRGVWIAGTDAKESVDYRQMDAALPLAVIIGSEGKGMSRVLRDKCDFLYQLPMVGHVTSLNASVAASLLMYEVYRKRHPLG
- the cysE gene encoding serine O-acetyltransferase → MWKRIKDDIDVIFEQDPAARSYFEVMLTYSGLHAIWAHRIAHFFFKKNWFFLARVISQISRFFTGIEIHPGAVIGRRFFIDHGMGVVIGETCEIGNNVTLYQGVTLGGTGKEKGKRHPTLQDNVLVATGAKVLGSITIGANSKVGAGSVVLKNVPANSTVVGIPGKVVIQDGVKVKPDLNHQDLPDPIMDKVEALELKLADLQQEVEALRKAKKEEGKLL
- the gltX gene encoding glutamate--tRNA ligase gives rise to the protein MTQEVRVRYAPSPTGHLHIGGARTALFNYLFARHNNGKFIIRIEDTDIERNIEAGEMSQLDNLKWLGIDYDESVDIGGNYGPYRQMERLDLYSGYAQEMLENGSAYKCFCTPEKLEAEREAQKEAGIAAPQYSGTCRNLTAEDVAEKEAAGMPHTIRMKVPTNVTYEFEDLVRGPISFESKDVGDWVLVKTNGIPTYNFAVVIDDHLMEISHVFRGEEHLSNTPKQQMVFDAFGWSYPTYGHMTLIVNEDRKKLSKRDESIIQFISQYKDLGYIPEALFNFFALLGWSPEGEEEIFSKEELIRIFDVNRLSKSPSMFDKQKLTWMNNQYIKKMPLEEVVKLALPHLQKAGKLPETLSEEQTVWADKLIALYHDQLSFGAEITELSDLFFTDKLSYGEAEQEVLAGEQVPEVMASFKEQLQALETFEPAEIKTAIKAVQKATGHKGKNLFMPIRVVTTGQTHGPELPDSIALLGKEKTIARVAEYARV
- the nusG gene encoding transcription termination/antitermination protein NusG, which produces MEKNWYVVHTYSGYENKVKANLEKRVETMGMEDLIFRVIIPEEQETDFKDGKKRTVMRKTFPGYVLVELIMTDESWYVVRNTPGVTGFIGSSGGGAKPTPLLDEEVEFILKQMGMAGRKLDIDFAVSDTVEVMEGPFANFQGKVEEIDETKGKVKVSIDIFGRETKMELDFEQVQKV
- a CDS encoding NYN domain-containing protein, which encodes MNILLVDGYNIIGDWMELKELKKDKLADARDRLIEQMAEYRSYKGWRVIIVFDAHLVPGIEAKNKHHDVEVIFTRESETADERIEKLASSLKTRRDQIYVATSDSTEQSVIFAKGALRISARELEIEMVEIQKKITKRVKEIQEQRKPSKLPLTEEIEEIFEKWRRGEK
- the secE gene encoding preprotein translocase subunit SecE; the protein is MGNIGGFFNNVLSEMRKVSWPKRKELTRYTIVVLSTCIFMALFFALVDTGISAAVRWFLAL
- the sigH gene encoding RNA polymerase sporulation sigma factor SigH gives rise to the protein MPVGNHEQVQPQRFTEMTDEELVSLVHSGNTEALDFLITKFRHFVRMKARSYFLIGADKEDIIQEGMIGLYKAIRDFRSDKLSSFRAFAELCIIRQIITAIKTATRQKHIPLNSYVSLDKPIYDEESDRTLMDVLTGNAVDDPEELMINNEEFLYMEEKMGEVLSDFEREVLTYYLDGQSYQEISEKLGRHVKSIDNALQRVKRKLERHLQTNETGTT
- the rpmG gene encoding 50S ribosomal protein L33; amino-acid sequence: MAKKIVLSCSKCASRNYTVPAKAEPSTRLELKKFCAHCNEHTVHKQTI
- a CDS encoding Mini-ribonuclease 3, with the translated sequence MNVLRNRDVDQLNALALAYMGDAVFEQAVREHLLRTGHVKPNMLHRQSTTFVSAKAQAMVLKRLTEEEFLTEEELAVMRRGRNAKSGSVPKNTDVQTYNFSTAFEAVLGFLYLKEQQERLHEIVSYSIEIVEELRGVVK
- the cysS gene encoding cysteine--tRNA ligase — translated: MSIQLFNSLSRQKEEFIPLEEGKVKMYVCGPTVYNYIHIGNARPVIVYDTVRRYLEYRGYDVTFVSNFTDVDDKLIKAANELGEEVPQIAERFIEAYFEDTKALGCEEADVHPRVMDHMPQIIEFIEALIEKGFAYESQGDVYYRTRKFDGYGKLSHQSVDELKIGARVETGNKKEDELDFALWKAAKPSEIFWESPWGKGRPGWHIECSVMAREHLGDTIDIHAGGQDLTFPHHENEIAQSEALTGKTFARYWMHNGYINIENEKMSKSLNNFVLVHDILKELDPQVLRFFMLSVHYRHPINYSRQLVEDAQAGLERLRTAYSNLKHRLETSADLGDHSDLWLSKIDAIRTEFVVAMDDDFNTASGISKVFDLSRLSNTYLLEKQTSTNVLEAFIKTFDELATILGVPFKQEEELLDEEVEKLLEERIEARKNRNFTRADEIRDLFKEKNIILEDTAQGTRWKRG